From the genome of Streptomyces xanthophaeus:
GCCTCCTTGGCCTGGCGGCGGGCCTGCTGCGCCTCCTCGCGGGCGCGGCGGCTCTCATCCTTCGCCCGCCGCGCCTGTTCCTTCCACTCCTGCCGCGCCTTCCGCAGGTCCTCCTTGGCGGCCTTCCAGGACTCGTCCTCGACCTGCGTCGCCGACGCCGAGGCCGCGGCCCGCATCTCGCGGCGCAGGTCACCCGCCGCGCCCCTGACGTCGTCGCGGATCTCGGCGGCGAGCTCGGTGACCGAATCGCGGATCTCCAGCTCCAGGTCGGCCAGTTCGCCGCCGCGGTCGGCCAGTTCGGCCCGGCCGGCATCGGTGATCGAGTACACCTTGCGCCCGCCCTCGGTGGCATGCGTGACCAGGCCCTCGGCCTCCAGCTTCGCCAGTCGCGGGTACACGGTGCCCGCGGAGGGCGCGTACAGGCCCTGGAAGCGCTCCTCCAGCAGGCGGATCACCTCGTACCCGTGGCGCGGGGCCTCGTCCAGCAGCTTGAGGAGGTACAGGCGGAGTCGGCCGTGGGCGAAGACGGGCGGCATGTCAGAGCACCTTCTTGTCGAGCTCGAGGGGGGCGGCGGGGCGGTCCGCGTCGGCCTGCGGGCGGCGCAGCAGCGCGATCGACCCGGAGACCGTGGTCGCCCGCAGGGTGCCGGCGCCGGAGCCGAGGGTTCCGGTGATCCGCTTGGCGCCCATCTGACCGGAGACCCGCAGGTCCTCGAAGGCGTTGGAGACGCGGCCGGTGGCGGTGTTGGCCTCGACCTTCGCGTCGGCGGGGTGCGGGAGGCGGATCGCGACCTGCCCGGAGACGGAGTTGAGGAAGATCTCCACCGGCTCGGCGTGGGCGGGGTCCGCGGCGAGGTCGATGAGCATGTCGCCGCTGACCGAGTCGGCCCGCACGTTGCCGCCCGAGCCGTCGACCACCGTCAGGCCGCCGGAGACGGAATGGAAGCCGAACTCGCCGGAGACCGACTGGGCCTCGACGCTGCCGGAGACGGTGTGCGCCTTGACCCGGCCGGACAGCCCGACCAGCGTGGCGTCACCGGAGACCCCGTTGACATCGGTGCCGCCGGAGATGCCGGAGACGAAGACGGCGGCGCCGACCGCGGCCACGTGTACCTGGGTGGCGGCGGGCACGGTGAGGGTGATCGCGACGCTGCGTTCCCAGGCCTTGCGGCCGGAGGCGGAACCGGCCCAGGCCTTCCACGGCTTGGTCTCGAACCACTGCTTGAGGCCCTGGGAGCCGTTCCAGGGGAGGTCCTCGTAGGAGACGGTGAGCGTGCCGCCGTCCTGCACGACGTACAGCGGCGGTCCGTCCACCTCGGTCACCTCCAGGCGGGCCGGGCCCTCCTCGGCGGCGACCACGTTCACCGTGCCGCTCACGAGGCGGACGCGGAGCTCGGTCACCGGCTCCTCGAAGGTGAGCTTCTGCGGTTCGTCGAAGTGCCACGTCGACGGTGACGACGACGACTCGGGCGACTGCTCTGCCATGGTGCTGATCCTCCTCGTGCGTTCACGGACCGGGCTCGACGCACGCAACATATCGCGTCTTCTGCTAACACGATATATCGCGGTTGAGGGAAGTCAAGCGCCCTCCCGAAACCCCACGATTCGGGGTGTTTTGCACTATTGTGTGGGCATGCCAATATCCAGGGCCGCGACCGGCGGAATGCTGCTCTGCCGCGCCGAACCCCTTGCCGTCCGGCCCCCGGCACACCTGTTGCGCGTACGCCTGCTGCTGGCCCCGGCCGGCGCCTGGAGCGTGCTCGTCCCCGAGGACAAGCCGTGGCGGGACGGCCCGGAGTCCTTGACGGAGGTCCTCTCCCGCTGGGGCTCGGCGATCGCGATCGGCACCGACCGGCCGGTGCTGAGCCTGTGGTGGCAGGACGGCCGGACGGGATTCGCCCTGGCCGGCGGGTTCCGGCGGACCGTCACCTACGCGTGGGACGCGGCGGGGCGCCCGGCCGGCGAGCCCGACGCCATGCGGGCCCTGTCGGCGCGGCTCGGCCTGGACCCCGTACACGACCTGGAGCAACTGGAGCGCCTCACCCGCGCCGGCGCCGACCCCGCCGTGGACGGGGAGGCCCGGCTGCTCGCGCTGGTCGCCCTGCTCACGCGTGCCGGTCTGGCCCTGCCGCCCGGGCTCGCCCCGGGCGAATCGGCCGACCGGCTGCGGGCTGCGGCCCGGGTGGCTCCCGGCGTGGAGACGCTGGAGTGGTCCGGCTGGCGCGACGCGGTACGGGCCGAGCTCGACTCGGTGGAGCGGGGCCCGCTCGGCCCGTGGATCCGCGGCCCGAGGGCCCGGCGGCTGGGCGCGGCCCAAGTGGCGGCCGGCGCGCCCCTGCTGGCCTGGGCGGCCCGCCGCCGCAGCCCGGGCTGGGCGGCGGCGGGTGCGGTCCTGCTGGCGCACGGGACCGCGTCCCTGGCGTACGACCGGGCCCGGGCGCGGCGCTAGGCCGTCTCTTTTGGATCTTGCCGGTCAAGCCCGCGTCGTCTGGTGCCGTGCCTCGCAAGGCGGAGGAGCACCCGAGTACTGGACGTACTTGGGTGCTCCGACAACGCGGCGAGGTGCGGTGCCAGGCGGCAGGGGGCACCTCCCAGCCCCCTGGGGCTGGGGGAGGGTCAGGCAAGATCCGAAAGAGACGGCCTTAGGCCGTCCCGGGCCCGGTGGGCGGTCAGCGGGCCGTGGGCGGCAGTTCCTTGATCCGGTCGACGACCGTCCGGGTCATGATGGCGGTGGTGTACACGACCGTGCCGGGCTTGATCAGGCCCTGTTCGCCGGACTCGCCCTGCACCTGGACGCTGCGCTCGCCGAGGAAGGTGAGTGTCTGGCGATCGAAGATCCACTCCTCGCGCTGGCCGCTGTGCTCGTCGAGCCGGGCGACCGCGATGCCGCTGCGGCCCGCGGCGTCGACCGCGTCGTCGACCGTCACCACGCCGGGAATCTTCGCCGCCGCCCGGTAGAGCGCGACCGTGAGCTCGGCCGGCGGGTAGCTGCCGCGCAGCAGGTCGCCGATCGTGGTGAAGGCCTCCTGGTCGGGGCCGTTGCCCATGCCCTTGGTCTCCTCGTAGATCCGCCGGAGCAGCACGTCGGGGTCGGTGGGCAGGGTGGCGAGGTAGTCGTGGGAGGGCGCGTTCAGGTACGGCGTCGGGGTGTTGCCCTTCTCGTCGGGGCCCGCCAGGGTCACGCCCTCCGGTCCGGTGTTGCCGGGCTCGATCAGCCAGCCCTTGCTGCCGTCCGGGGAGTTCCACTGGTGGCGCATGTGCAGCGGCTGGCTGACCAGGGTGCTCTTGTGGCCCACGGTCTTCACATAGGTGTTGGCCGCTTTGCTGCCGATGTAGATGAACTGGTCCGCGCGCACGGCCGGGCCGGAGGCCGATGCGGAGGCCGAGGCCAGCGAGATGCGGTCCAGGAGCTGCGGTACCCCCTTGGGGTCGGCGGTACCGATCCGGGTGGTCAGCGCCGGGCCCGTGGCGACGGTGGAACCGGGTCCGTCCGGGGCGCCCCGGCTCACGTAGGAGAGGAAGCCGGCGGCAAGCACGCCGGCCAGCGCGAAGGCCGCTGCGGGCACGAAGACCGCCCGGCGCAGGAACGGGTTGCGCACCCCGGTGCCACGGGCGGGGGTGGCCGTGGCGGCGACGTCGGCGGCTCGGAGGTCTTCGTGGATCTGGGCCATCAGGCGCTCCTTGTGG
Proteins encoded in this window:
- a CDS encoding CU044_5270 family protein; this translates as MNPDLSRPRPAGGEEHPLLLPFAERELPAGRHQFHKERLMAQIHEDLRAADVAATATPARGTGVRNPFLRRAVFVPAAAFALAGVLAAGFLSYVSRGAPDGPGSTVATGPALTTRIGTADPKGVPQLLDRISLASASASASGPAVRADQFIYIGSKAANTYVKTVGHKSTLVSQPLHMRHQWNSPDGSKGWLIEPGNTGPEGVTLAGPDEKGNTPTPYLNAPSHDYLATLPTDPDVLLRRIYEETKGMGNGPDQEAFTTIGDLLRGSYPPAELTVALYRAAAKIPGVVTVDDAVDAAGRSGIAVARLDEHSGQREEWIFDRQTLTFLGERSVQVQGESGEQGLIKPGTVVYTTAIMTRTVVDRIKELPPTAR
- a CDS encoding DUF4097 family beta strand repeat-containing protein, giving the protein MAEQSPESSSSPSTWHFDEPQKLTFEEPVTELRVRLVSGTVNVVAAEEGPARLEVTEVDGPPLYVVQDGGTLTVSYEDLPWNGSQGLKQWFETKPWKAWAGSASGRKAWERSVAITLTVPAATQVHVAAVGAAVFVSGISGGTDVNGVSGDATLVGLSGRVKAHTVSGSVEAQSVSGEFGFHSVSGGLTVVDGSGGNVRADSVSGDMLIDLAADPAHAEPVEIFLNSVSGQVAIRLPHPADAKVEANTATGRVSNAFEDLRVSGQMGAKRITGTLGSGAGTLRATTVSGSIALLRRPQADADRPAAPLELDKKVL
- a CDS encoding PadR family transcriptional regulator; translated protein: MPPVFAHGRLRLYLLKLLDEAPRHGYEVIRLLEERFQGLYAPSAGTVYPRLAKLEAEGLVTHATEGGRKVYSITDAGRAELADRGGELADLELEIRDSVTELAAEIRDDVRGAAGDLRREMRAAASASATQVEDESWKAAKEDLRKARQEWKEQARRAKDESRRAREEAQQARRQAKEAQERAREEVQRIAGQLQEQFAKSGGVLGSLAGAWLGGGTQTTAPAGAEPRTAADGTYGTGAAAADWAADLAPTGDPARDLDRLLDRFRDEVRDAARDRGVTAAQVTEARRHLQAAAGRLGTTFGARP